A single region of the Anabaena sphaerica FACHB-251 genome encodes:
- a CDS encoding PIG-L deacetylase family protein, whose amino-acid sequence MLNVKQFCERVRNRILWLYNRKLPEFQQDFMSMSQFRWLVHIGSRPMEITQKSAMIISPHQDDEVLGCGGVIGLKREQDIPVQVVFMTDGAASHSWHPDFKSGEIVTVRRDEALTALSILGVDSSQIHFLDNPDSKLRFLNATERQKIIEKLAQLLQSFQPQEVYVPHRKDRTKDHEATYELVQEAIILSGIEVELLQYPIWILWHSRLFRDLQLQELSNAYRLSIHPLIDKKKQAIAAYRSQYTPIDMHSSPILKSAFLKRFFLPYEIFFKSDLPKNKH is encoded by the coding sequence ATGCTGAACGTCAAGCAGTTTTGTGAGCGGGTGCGAAACAGGATTTTGTGGCTATATAATCGTAAGCTGCCAGAATTTCAGCAAGACTTTATGAGTATGTCACAGTTCCGTTGGCTGGTACATATTGGTAGCAGACCGATGGAAATCACGCAGAAATCTGCGATGATAATTTCACCACACCAGGATGATGAAGTTCTTGGCTGTGGTGGTGTGATTGGATTAAAACGAGAACAGGATATTCCAGTACAAGTTGTTTTCATGACAGATGGTGCTGCTTCTCATTCCTGGCATCCTGATTTTAAATCTGGAGAAATAGTCACCGTTCGTAGAGATGAAGCACTTACAGCTTTAAGTATATTAGGTGTTGATTCTTCGCAAATTCACTTCCTCGACAACCCCGATAGTAAGCTGCGATTTTTAAATGCAACTGAGCGTCAAAAGATTATTGAAAAATTAGCTCAACTCTTGCAGTCTTTCCAACCACAAGAAGTCTATGTTCCACATCGCAAAGACCGTACCAAAGACCATGAAGCAACTTACGAATTAGTTCAAGAGGCAATTATTCTCTCAGGAATTGAAGTAGAGCTATTACAATACCCTATTTGGATTCTCTGGCATTCTCGGCTATTTCGGGACTTGCAACTACAAGAGTTATCTAATGCTTACCGTCTATCAATTCATCCTCTTATAGATAAGAAAAAACAGGCAATTGCAGCCTATCGTTCTCAGTACACACCTATAGATATGCACTCTTCTCCCATTTTAAAGTCTGCTTTTCTCAAGAGATTTTTCTTGCCTTATGAGATATTTTTTAAATCTGATTTGCCCAAAAATAAACATTGA
- the pcrA gene encoding DNA helicase PcrA — MTTKIDFLSHLNPSQRQAVEHYCGPLLVVAGAGSGKTRALTYRIANLILKHRVNPENILAVTFTNKAAREMKDRIQRLFAEQLAITQHGQKFDLLPEHEQTQLKSKVYRTIIKNMWCGTFHSLFSRILRYDIEKYQDEKGRRWNKNFSIFDESDVQSLIKEIVTKELNLDSKKFEPKSVRYAISNAKNQGFSPQEFEREQPNYRGRVIADVYNRYQDRLAQNNALDFDDLILIPTRLFQQNEQILGYWHRKFCHILVDEYQDTNRTQYDLIQLLVTNGENRKNEWNWENRSVFVVGDADQSIYSFRMADFTILLEFQENFGDGLEDDDTRTMVKLEENYRSCENILQAANELIENNTQRIDKILKATRDPGEEIYCYKADDEIAEADFVINQIRTLEHQNPEINWGNFAILYRTNAQSRPFEELLVKYQIPYTVVGGMKFYDRKEIKDAVAYLRAINNPADTVSLLRVINTPRRGIGKATIDALMNASQQLGTTLWDILSDETSVNTLAGRSAKSVHGFAQIIQKWQENITKVPGSEILEGILEDSGYIQDLQNQGTDEADNRISNVKELYNAVLQFQEENEGEDISLQAFLQSAALSSDLDNLKEGQTAVSLMTLHASKGLEFPVVFLVGLEQGLFPGYRSLQDPASLEEERRLCYVGITRAKERLYLSHARERRLYGSREPAMRSQFLDELPEELLTTKHKVSRTFTKSPSAKSDINSTTQNWQVGEKVLHKTFGIGEITHVFGAGNKISVAIKFASLGQKIIDPRVAQLQRMD; from the coding sequence ATGACCACAAAAATTGACTTCCTTAGCCACCTCAACCCCAGTCAGCGTCAAGCTGTCGAACACTACTGCGGACCATTATTAGTGGTAGCTGGTGCTGGTTCCGGTAAAACCCGTGCGCTTACCTACCGGATCGCCAATCTGATTCTTAAACACCGTGTTAATCCAGAAAATATCTTAGCCGTGACTTTCACCAACAAAGCCGCACGGGAGATGAAAGACAGGATTCAAAGGTTATTTGCTGAACAATTAGCAATTACTCAACACGGTCAAAAGTTTGATTTGTTACCAGAACATGAACAAACTCAGTTAAAATCAAAGGTTTACCGCACCATCATCAAAAATATGTGGTGTGGAACTTTCCACAGTCTTTTTTCTCGCATTCTTCGCTATGACATTGAAAAATATCAAGATGAAAAAGGACGACGTTGGAATAAAAACTTTTCCATTTTTGATGAATCTGACGTTCAAAGCCTCATCAAAGAAATAGTTACCAAAGAGCTTAATTTAGATAGTAAAAAATTTGAGCCTAAATCCGTCCGCTACGCTATCAGCAACGCCAAAAACCAAGGCTTTTCACCCCAAGAATTTGAACGAGAACAACCCAATTATCGCGGCAGAGTAATTGCTGACGTTTACAATCGTTATCAAGATAGATTAGCACAAAATAACGCTTTAGATTTTGATGATTTAATTCTCATACCTACTCGATTATTTCAGCAAAATGAACAAATATTAGGTTATTGGCATCGCAAATTTTGTCATATTCTAGTAGATGAATATCAAGATACAAACCGCACTCAATACGATCTCATTCAGCTTTTAGTTACCAACGGTGAAAATCGTAAAAATGAATGGAACTGGGAAAATCGCTCTGTATTTGTAGTCGGTGATGCTGACCAATCAATTTATAGTTTTAGAATGGCTGATTTTACCATCCTACTAGAATTTCAAGAAAATTTCGGCGATGGATTAGAAGATGATGATACCAGAACAATGGTGAAGTTAGAAGAAAACTATCGTTCCTGTGAAAACATTCTTCAAGCTGCAAACGAACTAATTGAAAATAACACCCAACGCATTGATAAAATTCTCAAAGCTACACGAGATCCCGGAGAAGAAATTTATTGTTATAAAGCAGATGATGAAATAGCAGAAGCCGATTTTGTGATTAATCAAATTCGTACCTTAGAACATCAAAACCCAGAAATAAACTGGGGTAACTTTGCTATTCTTTATCGAACTAACGCTCAATCTCGACCATTTGAAGAGCTATTAGTAAAATATCAAATTCCTTATACAGTTGTAGGAGGAATGAAATTTTATGACCGCAAAGAAATTAAAGATGCTGTAGCTTATTTAAGAGCAATTAATAATCCGGCTGATACAGTGAGTTTATTAAGAGTTATTAATACTCCACGACGGGGAATTGGTAAAGCCACTATTGACGCTTTAATGAATGCTTCTCAACAATTAGGTACAACATTATGGGACATATTAAGTGATGAAACCTCAGTAAATACCTTAGCGGGACGTTCGGCAAAATCTGTACATGGTTTTGCTCAAATAATTCAAAAATGGCAAGAAAATATCACCAAGGTTCCCGGTTCTGAGATTTTAGAAGGAATTTTAGAAGATTCTGGTTATATTCAAGACCTGCAAAATCAAGGTACAGATGAAGCTGATAATAGAATCAGTAACGTTAAAGAACTTTATAACGCAGTATTGCAATTTCAAGAAGAAAACGAAGGGGAAGATATTTCCTTGCAAGCATTTTTGCAAAGTGCGGCGCTGAGTTCTGATTTAGATAACTTAAAAGAAGGACAAACAGCAGTTTCCTTAATGACCTTACACGCTTCCAAGGGGCTGGAATTTCCGGTAGTCTTTTTAGTAGGGTTAGAACAGGGACTATTTCCTGGTTATCGTTCCTTACAAGATCCCGCATCTTTAGAAGAAGAACGACGTTTATGCTATGTGGGAATAACTCGCGCTAAAGAAAGATTATACTTGTCCCATGCTAGAGAGAGACGTTTATATGGTTCTAGAGAACCAGCAATGCGATCGCAATTTCTCGACGAATTACCAGAAGAACTGTTAACCACGAAACATAAAGTTAGTCGTACTTTTACTAAGTCCCCATCTGCAAAATCTGATATTAACAGCACTACACAAAATTGGCAAGTAGGGGAAAAGGTATTACATAAAACTTTTGGGATTGGTGAAATTACACACGTTTTTGGTGCTGGGAACAAGATATCTGTAGCGATTAAATTTGCTAGTTTGGGTCAAAAAATAATTGACCCCAGAGTAGCGCAGTTGCAAAGAATGGATTGA
- a CDS encoding glycosyltransferase family 2 protein, translating into MLPKYSFLVPIYNEEETIYEMYRRISLVMNQMDGSVELCLINDGSRDRSLKMMRELHQKDPRVVYLSLARNFGHQIAVTAGLNFARGQIVVILDADLQDPPELIPEMVELWQQGYQIVYAQRTKRLQEGLFKRFTAYAFYRLLKNLADVDIPTDTGDFCLLDRKVVDVLNAMPERNRYIRGLRSWVGFNQTAIRFERDPRFAGDVKYTFRKSFALAINGLVSFSKVPLRLSTYLGLLAALVSLFMCLLVLYWRLFTPHSPLTGITIVLMIVFFLGAVQLVSIGILGEYIGRIYEEVKQRPLYTLSEVAGFDEQYQETQKQARVAE; encoded by the coding sequence ATGCTACCTAAATATTCTTTTCTCGTCCCAATCTACAACGAAGAAGAAACCATTTACGAAATGTATCGCCGTATTTCTCTGGTGATGAATCAGATGGATGGTTCAGTAGAGTTGTGTTTGATTAATGATGGTAGTCGCGATCGCTCCCTCAAAATGATGCGCGAATTACACCAAAAAGATCCGCGTGTAGTTTATTTGAGTCTGGCAAGGAATTTTGGCCATCAAATTGCCGTAACAGCAGGTTTGAATTTTGCTCGTGGACAGATAGTTGTCATTTTAGATGCTGATTTACAAGATCCACCAGAGTTGATTCCTGAAATGGTGGAACTATGGCAGCAGGGATATCAAATTGTCTACGCTCAACGTACAAAACGCCTTCAAGAAGGTCTATTTAAACGTTTCACAGCTTATGCTTTTTATCGCCTTTTGAAAAATCTCGCAGACGTTGATATTCCTACCGACACTGGAGATTTTTGTTTATTAGATCGCAAAGTTGTCGATGTACTCAATGCTATGCCAGAAAGAAACCGCTACATTCGAGGGTTGCGCTCATGGGTAGGTTTTAATCAAACCGCCATCCGGTTTGAAAGAGATCCTCGTTTTGCGGGTGATGTTAAATATACATTTCGCAAATCTTTTGCACTGGCAATCAACGGACTGGTTTCTTTTTCCAAAGTACCGCTACGGCTCTCAACTTATTTAGGATTGTTAGCTGCTCTGGTTTCATTATTTATGTGTCTGCTGGTTTTGTACTGGCGACTTTTTACCCCCCATTCTCCCCTCACTGGCATTACTATAGTTCTGATGATTGTCTTCTTCTTGGGAGCAGTACAACTAGTTAGTATTGGTATTTTAGGTGAGTATATCGGGCGTATTTATGAAGAAGTCAAACAAAGACCTCTTTACACACTGTCAGAAGTGGCAGGTTTTGATGAGCAATATCAAGAGACTCAAAAACAGGCGAGAGTAGCTGAATAA
- a CDS encoding glycosyltransferase family 2 protein has product MNPNATNPQDNQTSYSINQNLKLPVLLDDISLPQELPPIVLLAFTRPDLLQEVLPAIAQQTLHPSQILAFIDGPRNEKDQLLIDQCISLLTEFSHTIPVKIIKQPHNLGCDAHAIWALTETFSHYPAAIYLEDDTIPHPYFYDRMCRLLEAYRHFTQVFSITAYANFPSEIRELISEDFMVSRRIFALGLATWADRWQNLNLADYPQGYNPFGHFYKIPATIQTKYTIINQFFIEAENKKDWVITLTLAALYQGYIHITPMVSLVHNIGFGHSQAKTYNTGTEPSWANAHSDPSACPNKLPSSLELIKPLADYFDGVELAKHLESSQSLWLSPSGIWYLLGKYSGWGSRVAFLKLFFSRILILIRRWRSGKPI; this is encoded by the coding sequence ATGAACCCGAATGCAACTAATCCTCAAGATAACCAGACAAGTTATAGCATCAACCAAAACCTAAAATTGCCAGTTTTATTAGATGATATATCACTACCTCAAGAATTACCACCTATTGTTCTCCTTGCCTTTACCCGTCCCGATCTTCTTCAAGAAGTTCTCCCAGCTATAGCTCAACAAACTTTGCATCCATCACAGATTCTGGCTTTCATTGATGGACCACGCAATGAAAAAGATCAACTTCTAATTGATCAGTGCATTAGTTTATTGACGGAATTTTCTCATACTATTCCCGTTAAAATTATTAAACAGCCACATAACTTGGGTTGTGATGCTCATGCAATTTGGGCGCTTACTGAGACTTTTTCTCATTATCCTGCTGCTATTTATTTAGAGGACGATACGATTCCCCATCCTTATTTTTACGATAGGATGTGTCGGCTACTAGAAGCTTATCGTCACTTTACACAAGTATTTTCAATCACAGCTTATGCCAATTTTCCGAGTGAAATACGTGAACTGATATCAGAGGATTTTATGGTATCAAGGCGTATATTTGCTTTGGGTTTAGCAACTTGGGCAGATCGTTGGCAAAACTTAAATCTTGCTGATTATCCCCAAGGTTATAACCCTTTTGGTCATTTCTATAAAATTCCTGCCACCATACAAACAAAATATACAATTATTAATCAATTTTTTATAGAAGCAGAAAACAAAAAAGATTGGGTTATTACCCTGACTTTAGCTGCTTTATATCAGGGATACATACATATAACACCAATGGTATCTTTGGTACATAATATAGGATTTGGACATTCCCAAGCTAAAACATACAATACAGGTACAGAACCAAGTTGGGCAAACGCCCATAGCGACCCATCCGCTTGTCCAAACAAATTACCTTCTAGCTTGGAACTGATCAAGCCTCTAGCAGATTATTTTGATGGAGTTGAGTTGGCCAAACATTTGGAAAGTTCTCAGAGTTTATGGCTGAGTCCATCAGGTATCTGGTACTTATTAGGTAAATACAGTGGTTGGGGCAGTCGAGTTGCCTTTCTGAAACTCTTCTTTTCTCGAATACTTATTTTAATTAGGCGTTGGCGTTCTGGAAAACCGATTTGA
- a CDS encoding 4-amino-4-deoxy-L-arabinose transferase, which translates to MILFFIFHNPERDWRSSVLSAGVAWGVLVTFFTEFLSLFHIITFAWVLALWLLTNLSLGWISYRLIKTGKRKLYLPQIPKITPVSLVLLSGVTVIIAATSVIAIVAPPNTWDSMTYHMARVVHWIQNRHLAHYPTYYSAQLVHPPFAEVVILHLQILSGGDRFANLVQTLSMIGSILGVSLIAKQLGADRRGQIFASVFCATLPMGILQASSTQNDYAVCFWVVCLAHYILLTLPYRNPPINLTLGIGASCGLAVFTKSSGYIYAFPFMVWFFLCYVNQMRWKMWKPISIISVIFLSLNINHYLRNFSLYASPISAAEYSIDYKPEIYSIPTWVSNIIRNLSLHADIVRHLGLQGVIEPTIGKVAKLITIIHGFLGVDINDTRITHPPNSYTGVPGLSFDENVAGNPLHLLLIFLAICIFICYKKLRNNREVMIYVLCLICSFLLICWMLKLQPYQSRHHLTIFVLFSAFVGLVFCQNWNRHIITILAVILLVTSGQFVLLNKSRPIAAETNIFNTTRKELYFTQRPQIIKPYSDAADFMKTTSCTEIGLSLGAEKVPSGNYWEYPFWVLLNENKNRVNRFKHILNPENFYALRPEMYPYKDFKPCAIIAVRRDKEPPVAMLNFENTKYIQKWSSKPITILMPQ; encoded by the coding sequence GTGATTCTTTTTTTTATTTTTCACAATCCTGAACGAGATTGGCGCAGTTCTGTGTTATCGGCGGGAGTTGCCTGGGGAGTATTAGTCACCTTTTTTACCGAATTCTTAAGTTTATTCCACATCATCACATTTGCCTGGGTTTTAGCCCTGTGGTTATTGACTAATCTTAGCTTGGGATGGATTTCTTATCGACTAATTAAAACAGGAAAGAGAAAACTCTATCTTCCCCAAATTCCCAAAATTACTCCTGTCTCCCTAGTTTTACTATCTGGAGTAACTGTTATTATTGCTGCTACCAGTGTAATTGCTATTGTTGCCCCGCCAAATACTTGGGACTCGATGACTTATCACATGGCGCGGGTAGTTCATTGGATACAAAACCGCCACCTTGCTCACTACCCTACCTACTACTCAGCCCAATTAGTTCACCCACCTTTTGCGGAAGTTGTTATCCTACATCTACAGATCCTCAGTGGTGGGGATAGGTTCGCAAATTTAGTACAAACGTTGAGTATGATTGGCAGTATACTCGGTGTATCTCTAATTGCCAAGCAGCTAGGGGCAGATAGACGTGGACAAATTTTTGCTAGTGTTTTCTGTGCTACTTTACCGATGGGCATTCTTCAGGCTTCTAGCACCCAAAATGATTATGCAGTTTGTTTTTGGGTAGTTTGTTTAGCCCATTATATTTTATTAACTTTGCCCTATAGAAATCCTCCTATAAACTTAACTCTAGGTATTGGTGCTAGTTGCGGCCTAGCTGTTTTTACCAAAAGTTCGGGTTATATCTATGCTTTTCCTTTTATGGTTTGGTTTTTCCTTTGTTATGTCAATCAGATGCGCTGGAAAATGTGGAAACCAATCTCTATTATTAGTGTGATTTTCTTGAGTTTAAATATTAATCATTATTTACGTAATTTTAGTTTATACGCAAGTCCTATCTCAGCCGCAGAGTATTCGATAGACTACAAACCAGAAATATACAGCATACCTACTTGGGTTTCTAACATCATCAGAAACCTGTCTCTTCATGCTGATATAGTTAGACATCTGGGACTGCAAGGTGTCATTGAGCCAACTATAGGTAAAGTCGCCAAATTAATTACCATAATTCATGGTTTTTTAGGTGTAGATATTAATGACACGCGGATCACACACCCTCCAAACTCCTATACAGGTGTTCCTGGTCTTTCTTTTGATGAAAATGTAGCTGGGAACCCTCTACATTTATTACTGATTTTCTTAGCTATATGTATTTTTATTTGCTATAAGAAACTTAGAAATAATAGAGAGGTAATGATTTATGTTTTATGTTTAATTTGTAGCTTCTTACTTATTTGTTGGATGCTCAAACTCCAACCATATCAAAGTCGGCATCATTTAACTATTTTTGTCTTGTTTTCAGCTTTTGTTGGTCTGGTTTTTTGTCAAAATTGGAATCGCCATATTATTACAATCTTAGCGGTAATTCTCTTAGTAACATCTGGGCAATTTGTGTTGCTTAATAAATCTCGCCCAATTGCAGCAGAGACGAACATTTTTAATACTACCAGAAAGGAACTCTATTTTACCCAAAGGCCTCAAATAATAAAACCTTATTCTGATGCAGCCGATTTTATGAAGACCACAAGCTGTACTGAGATAGGATTATCTTTAGGTGCAGAGAAAGTACCTTCTGGTAATTATTGGGAATATCCTTTTTGGGTTTTATTAAATGAAAATAAAAATCGAGTCAATAGATTTAAACATATTTTAAATCCTGAGAATTTCTATGCCCTAAGACCGGAAATGTATCCTTATAAAGATTTTAAACCCTGTGCCATTATTGCGGTGAGAAGAGACAAAGAACCTCCAGTAGCAATGCTGAATTTTGAAAATACAAAATATATCCAAAAATGGTCATCAAAGCCAATCACTATTCTCATGCCTCAGTAG
- a CDS encoding fatty acyl-AMP ligase: MTQSLATQNQPMSNFSTLIELLRWRAVQEPDKLAYTFLIDGKTEGLKFTYQDLDRQARAIGALLQQHNGKGQRALLLYPQGLEVIAAFLGSLYAGVIAIPVPPPDAGRLKRALPRLRAIVKDANATFALTNQSFLGILKEAESDFPEFKEMTWIATEDVDLQLADQWQDPQISPDSLAYLQYTSGSTSTPKGVMISHHNIIHHCGYLQKACGYDADSVSITWMPYFHDYGLVEGMTEPLYNGHPCYVISPLAFIKRPLRWLQAIERYRGTHSQAPNFAYELCVSRITDEQVASLDLSSWQAAGNAAEPINPRVLEEFYEKFAPAGFQWETFAPAYGLAEDTLLVSTSPKQTPPVLCLVKTSEIEKNKIVEADAWGDGVRAIPGCGQLVCDTKVAIVDPDTLIRCKPDEVGEVWVSDPSVAGGYWQRPEESESTFRAYTADTKEGPFLRTGDLGFMKGGELFITGRIKDLIIIRGTNHYPQDLEWTVQQIHPCLRPDYGAAFSIEAEGVERLIVVQEVKRNAEEYQAEEVISNIRQAIAEIHELQVYAVVLAKPGNILKTSSGKIQRRACKASFLSGELEVLSDWSENPKYSANYRKLSKEVDNLLDQVQVTH, from the coding sequence ATGACTCAAAGCCTAGCTACCCAAAATCAGCCCATGAGCAACTTCTCTACCCTGATCGAACTACTGCGCTGGCGTGCCGTCCAGGAACCAGATAAACTCGCCTATACATTCCTGATAGATGGGAAAACAGAGGGTTTAAAGTTTACATATCAAGACCTTGACCGTCAAGCCCGTGCTATTGGCGCTTTGTTACAGCAACACAATGGCAAAGGACAAAGAGCATTGTTACTTTACCCCCAGGGATTGGAAGTCATAGCGGCTTTCTTGGGTAGTCTCTATGCCGGGGTAATAGCTATACCAGTACCACCCCCTGATGCGGGCAGACTGAAACGGGCATTACCTCGGTTACGGGCAATAGTCAAAGATGCCAATGCTACCTTTGCCCTTACCAATCAAAGCTTTCTAGGCATTCTGAAAGAAGCAGAATCAGACTTTCCAGAATTCAAAGAAATGACTTGGATAGCCACTGAAGACGTTGATTTGCAACTAGCAGATCAGTGGCAAGATCCCCAAATTAGTCCAGATAGTTTGGCATATTTGCAATATACTTCTGGTTCTACCTCCACACCCAAAGGGGTGATGATCAGCCATCACAATATTATTCACCACTGCGGTTATCTACAAAAAGCCTGTGGCTACGATGCTGATAGTGTTTCCATAACCTGGATGCCTTATTTCCATGATTATGGATTAGTGGAAGGCATGACCGAACCACTTTATAACGGACATCCCTGCTATGTCATCTCTCCCCTAGCCTTCATTAAACGTCCACTGCGTTGGCTGCAAGCTATTGAGCGTTATAGGGGTACTCACAGTCAAGCCCCTAACTTTGCTTATGAACTGTGTGTGAGTCGTATTACTGATGAACAAGTGGCAAGTTTAGATTTAAGTAGTTGGCAAGCTGCGGGAAATGCAGCAGAACCAATTAATCCCAGAGTATTAGAAGAATTTTATGAAAAATTTGCACCTGCTGGTTTTCAGTGGGAAACCTTTGCACCTGCCTATGGTTTAGCAGAAGATACCCTGCTAGTATCAACCAGTCCTAAACAAACTCCACCGGTACTATGTCTGGTGAAAACATCAGAAATTGAGAAAAACAAAATTGTCGAAGCTGATGCTTGGGGTGATGGTGTCCGGGCTATTCCAGGATGTGGACAACTGGTATGTGATACCAAAGTAGCCATAGTTGACCCTGATACTTTGATTCGTTGCAAACCTGACGAAGTGGGTGAGGTTTGGGTATCTGATCCGAGTGTGGCAGGTGGTTATTGGCAGCGTCCAGAGGAAAGTGAGAGTACCTTCCGTGCCTATACTGCGGATACTAAAGAGGGTCCATTCCTCAGAACTGGTGATTTAGGTTTTATGAAAGGTGGTGAGTTGTTCATCACCGGACGGATCAAAGATTTGATTATTATCCGAGGTACTAACCACTACCCTCAAGACCTGGAGTGGACAGTACAGCAAATTCATCCTTGCTTACGTCCTGACTATGGTGCAGCCTTCTCTATAGAGGCCGAAGGTGTGGAAAGATTGATAGTGGTGCAGGAAGTAAAACGCAATGCCGAAGAGTATCAAGCTGAGGAAGTCATCAGTAATATTCGTCAGGCGATCGCTGAAATTCATGAACTGCAAGTTTATGCTGTAGTCTTAGCTAAACCAGGTAATATCCTCAAAACTTCCAGCGGGAAAATTCAACGTCGCGCTTGTAAAGCCAGTTTCCTATCAGGAGAATTGGAAGTGTTATCAGACTGGAGTGAAAACCCTAAATACAGCGCCAACTACCGCAAATTATCCAAAGAAGTTGATAACTTACTAGATCAAGTGCAAGTTACCCATTAA
- a CDS encoding nitric oxide synthase oxygenase codes for MIFYNTHTYEELAYGTQVAWRNASKCVGRIAWNNMVVRDRRHVTDPDEMFRECQEHVKFATNGGNLQITMTVFRPKQPKERWGLRFWNSQLYRYAAYEQPDGSILGDPANLDLTNAIIKFGWQPPAPRTAYDILPVVIEGQTALYRFTKVMKLKDRQKLLNSGWA; via the coding sequence TTGATATTTTACAATACTCATACCTATGAAGAACTGGCTTATGGTACTCAGGTGGCGTGGCGTAATGCTTCCAAATGTGTGGGCAGAATTGCTTGGAATAATATGGTAGTGCGCGATCGCCGTCATGTCACTGACCCAGATGAAATGTTCCGTGAGTGTCAAGAACACGTCAAATTTGCGACCAATGGTGGCAATTTGCAGATCACGATGACCGTCTTTCGTCCCAAGCAACCGAAGGAAAGGTGGGGTCTGCGCTTTTGGAATTCCCAACTCTATCGCTATGCAGCTTATGAACAGCCCGATGGTAGCATTTTGGGCGATCCAGCAAATCTGGATCTAACCAACGCCATTATCAAATTTGGCTGGCAACCACCAGCACCCCGCACCGCTTATGACATTTTACCTGTGGTGATAGAAGGGCAAACTGCATTGTACCGATTCACAAAGGTGATGAAATTAAAGGACAGGCAGAAACTTTTAAACAGTGGTTGGGCTTAG
- a CDS encoding TVP38/TMEM64 family protein, which produces MLNWKTGFALLMAVCLIATGVVGYLLGGIDPNLISSWLKAAGIWAPVTYILIYVVATILILPSTALNLTGGAIFGPWLGTFWTSIGAIIAAIAAFFFARTIGREVISQRLAGRWQAIDAEVQQGGIFYMFAIRLMPIMPYGLVNFAAGLTSISFKDYLIGTTLGTVPGILPFVMLGSSGLKAIRTGDILPLISALALIGMLVGGSTWYRRRRSFPSRKKR; this is translated from the coding sequence ATGCTGAATTGGAAAACTGGTTTTGCCTTACTAATGGCTGTATGTCTGATAGCCACTGGAGTAGTAGGATATTTGCTGGGGGGGATTGATCCGAATTTGATTAGTTCCTGGTTAAAAGCGGCGGGAATATGGGCTCCTGTTACATATATATTGATCTATGTGGTGGCAACAATTTTGATTTTGCCTTCCACAGCATTAAATCTGACTGGGGGAGCTATTTTTGGACCTTGGCTGGGTACGTTTTGGACAAGTATCGGAGCGATTATTGCAGCGATCGCCGCCTTTTTCTTTGCCCGAACCATAGGACGTGAAGTGATTTCACAGCGACTGGCAGGACGTTGGCAGGCCATAGATGCCGAAGTCCAGCAAGGAGGAATATTTTATATGTTTGCTATTCGTCTGATGCCAATTATGCCCTATGGACTGGTTAATTTTGCAGCGGGTTTGACATCAATCAGTTTCAAAGATTACCTGATTGGCACAACATTGGGGACAGTACCAGGAATTTTACCATTTGTGATGTTGGGTAGTTCTGGTTTAAAAGCTATCCGTACTGGCGATATTTTGCCATTAATCAGTGCTTTGGCATTGATTGGAATGCTCGTTGGTGGTTCTACTTGGTATCGTCGTCGTCGCTCTTTTCCATCTCGTAAAAAACGTTAA